Proteins encoded together in one Drosophila albomicans strain 15112-1751.03 chromosome 2R, ASM965048v2, whole genome shotgun sequence window:
- the LOC117576306 gene encoding uncharacterized protein LOC117576306, with protein sequence MSTTATFPLKSRNKMQPATLFGFLLLGIFVTLSTAYNGQDIYAEPNCAIVEDHARKFRDISDPTHYWVCPEGQEKADYIQCPDNYAFMEPEQACVVWEEWKWLEPYTK encoded by the exons ATGTCAACGACTGCAACATTTCCATTGAAGTCACGCAACAAAATGCAACCAG CTACACTCTTTGGCTTTCTGCTCTTGGGCATCTTTGTGACCCTGTCAACCGCCTACAATGGCCAGGATATCTACGCCGAACCCAACTGCGCCATTGTTGAGGATCATGCTCGCAAATTCCGTGACATCTCGGATCCCACTCACTACTGGGTGTGTCCCGAGGGACAGGAGAAGGCCGACTACATTCAGTGCCCCGACAATTATGCCTTCATGGAGCCCGAGCAGGCTTGCGTTGTCTGGGAGGAGTGGAAGTGGCTTGAGCCTTATACCAAATAA
- the LOC117576305 gene encoding sialidase has protein sequence MMSSSLAVLFGFVAVLVVAVAGGKREAPLNNAYLPPSSPSRPSSKYGAPPASSYLPPASGPAPAFNSRPSPSSSYSAPGASSGGPYPAPAQRPSSSYGPPARPAPPPSSSYGAPPSRPSQSYGPPPARKQHHSRRPASNYGPPKSAPSSSYGAPAPPAPPSPKYGPPKSSPPSSSYGAPSRPSSSYGAPSVSSFVPLASAPSTNYGAPSKTQTLGSSGYTSGPAAPAPPSSSYGAPSSSSGSSSFQPISAPSSRYGAPSASSSSSSSSSSFSSHGPSSSYTAPSPSANSGGSYPAAPSSSYGAPSAPSSSYSAPSPLANSGGPYPAAPAPPSSSYGAPSSRPSSSYSAPSPAASSGGPYPAAPSSSYGAPSSGPSSSYSAPSSSANSGGPYPAAPSSSYGAPAAPSSSYSAPSPSANSGGPYPAAPSSSYGAPAAPSSSYSAPSPSANSGGPYPAAPAPPSSSYGAPSSGPSSSYSAPSPSANSGGPYPAAPSSSYGAPSAPSSSYSAPSSSANSGGPYPSAPSSSYGAPSAGPSSSYSAPSPAANSGGPYPSAPSSSYGAPSAGGSSSFSSGPSSSYSAPSAGGSSSGPYSAASGHGSSSSSFGSGSSSSFPSSSYGAPNGDSIPSGPSSSYGAPSQDSGYNYNGPSQVPETIQQSYSANGGYTYRKK, from the exons ATGATGAGCTCGTCGCTTGCAGTG CTTTTTGGCTTCGTTGCCGTCCTCGTCGTCGCCGTGGCAGGCGGCAAACGTGAGGCGCCTCTGAACAATGCCTATTTGCCGCCTTCGTCTCCATCCAGACCATCATCTAAGTATGGTGCTCCACCGGCGAGCTCCTATCTGCCACCGGCCTCGGGTCCAGCTCCAGCTTTCAACTCGCGTCCCAGCCCATCTAGCAGCTACTCGGCTCCAGGCGCCTCATCGGGTGGCCCGTACCCTGCCCCAGCTCAGCGTCCGTCCAGCTCCTATGGCCCACCAGCGCGTCCAGCTCCTCCACCATCCTCCAGCTACGGTGCACCTCCCAGCCGTCCCAGCCAGTCATACGGACCTCCGCCAGCCAGGAAGCAACATCATTCGCGTCGTCCCGCCTCGAACTACGGACCTCCTAAATCGGCACCTTCTTCAAGCTATGGCGCACCAGCTCCTCCAGCACCACCATCGCCCAAGTACGGACCACCTAAGTCGTCGCCTCCATCAAGCAGCTATGGCGCTCCATCTCGTCCATCCTCGTCCTATGGCGCTCCTAGTGTGAGCAGCTTTGTGCCCTTAGCATCGGCTCCGTCGACCAACTATGGTGCTCCCTCGAAGACACAAACCCTCGGCAGCAGCGGTTATACCTCGGGTCCAGCTGCTCCAGCTCCACCCTCGTCTTCGTACGGTGCTCCCTCCAGCTCTTCTGGCTCCAGCTCCTTCCAGCCCATCTCGGCACCTTCATCCCGCTATGGTGCTCCCAGCGctagctccagctccagctctagcagcagcagcttctctTCTCATGGACCTTCCTCATCGTACACTGCTCCCAGCCCAAGCGCAAATAGTGGCGGTTCGTATCCCGCGGCTCCCTCCAGCTCATATGGAGCTCCCTCGGCTCCGTCTAGCTCCTACTCGGCACCCAGCCCCTTAGCTAACAGCGGTGGACCTTATCCGGCTGCCCCTGCTCCACCTTCCAGCTCGTATGGTGCTCCCAGCTCAAGACCTTCCAGCTCCTACTCTGCTCCCAGCCCCGCTGCCAGCAGTGGAGGACCTTATCCTGCTGCACCATCCAGCTCTTATGGCGCACCTAGCTCCGGCCCTTCAAGCTCCTACTCCGCTCCTAGCTCAAGCGCAAACAGCGGTGGACCCTATCCAGCAGCACCCTCCAGCTCGTATGGTGCTCCTGCCGCTCCATCCAGCTCCTACTCGGCACCAAGCCCCTCAGCCAACAGCGGTGGACCCTATCCAGCAGCACCCTCCAGCTCGTATGGTGCTCCTGCCGCTCCATCCAGCTCCTACTCGGCACCAAGCCCCTCAGCCAACAGCGGAGGACCCTACCCAGCTGCACCAGCCCCACCATCTAGCTCTTATGGTGCTCCCAGCTCAGGACCTTCCAGCTCTTATTCCGCACCTAGCCCCTCAGCCAACAGTGGAGGACCTTACCCTGCTGCTCCCTCCAGCTCATACGGTGCTCCTTCGGCTCCATCCAGCTCCTACTCTGCCCCAAGCTCCAGTGCCAACAGTGGAGGACCTTACCCATCTGCTCCGTCCAGCTCTTATGGTGCTCCCAGCGCAGGACCTTCCAGCTCCTACTCTGCACCCAGCCCTGCAGCTAACAGCGGTGGACCATACCCTTCGGCACCATCGAGCTCCTATGGCGCACCCAGCGCAGGTGGCAGCAGCTCCTTTTCTTCGGGTCCATCCAGCTCTTACTCTGCTCCCAGCGCagggggcagcagcagcggaccTTATTCTGCAGCAAGCGGCCATGGCTCAAGCAGCTCCTCATTCGGCTCAGGCTCATCATCCTCATTCCCATCATCTTCATATGGCGCCCCCAATGGTGATAGCATTCCCAGCGGTCCGTCGTCGTCGTATGGCGCACCCTCCCAGGACTCTGGCTATAACTACAATGGACCCAGCCAAGTACCCGAGACCATCCAGCAGAGTTACAGCGCCAACGGCGGCTACACTTACCGTAAGAAGTAA
- the LOC117576307 gene encoding uncharacterized protein LOC117576307, which produces MKAFIALFALLAAVVIAVNGDAGRSACQDETEVGQTYPHHFDPAKYWLCEELNVAATEVDCPTGLAYMHYLKECIPWASYIWKKPEFPPTIA; this is translated from the exons ATGAAAGCCT TCATTGCCTTGTTTGCCCTTTTGGCCGCCGTTGTGATTGCTGTGAACGGAGATGCTGGTCGCTCGGCCTGTCAGGATGAGACCGAGGTGGGACAGACGTATCCACACCACTTCGATCCGGCCAAGTATTGGCTGTGCGAGGAACTgaatgttgctgccaccgaGGTGGATTGCCCCACTGGATTAGCTTACATGCATTATCTGAAGGAGTGCATCCCATGGGCCAGCTACATCTGGAAGAAGCCAGAGTTCCCACCAACTATTGCCTAA